In Falco rusticolus isolate bFalRus1 chromosome 7, bFalRus1.pri, whole genome shotgun sequence, the DNA window AGATTACTTCTTTGGACCAGCTGTGGGTTTGATTTTGAATGGGTATGGCTGCTGTTAATCACTAGCCACACAACTGAGCTACTGGATTtatcagaaaattaataaagacTATATATCCTTCCAAAGGAAGTTGTCACTTAGATAATGAATGTTATCTGAATACCTGAGAAACAACATACTGATGTAATgtggatattaaaaaaaataaacaagaagatAAATTATCCTGTACAACTGTGAAGCTTCTGTTTCCTGcagataaaatattctgtgcCTAAAACTACCTTGCGTTCATAAGAGACACTACTTTTGGGAAACTTATACAGTGAAGTAACACACACCAAACGCTTTCAGTTCTACTGCAGCAGGCTCATCGATGGGCACACTGCATTTGGAGACCAGGCACGTGCCCCTTGGTATGACATACcattttaatgctgctgttgCGCTTAGGTCAATGAGACTAGGAGACAGGCACAGCTCCAAACAGATGACCTGAGCCTTGTTAAAGGTTGGTCCACACTTCAGAAAGCTAGAACTGAGCAGTAGGACTACCACCTACAGTACCACTTACGTTAACCAGTGGCTTGAAAACTGGTGCATACTATTTATGTGTCAGTGAGTAATCAAAATTGGTTGTGAGGCAGGCCTTATTAACTTCTTacaacatgaaaaaacaaatgtatttcaaacCCTAATACGAGCAACAGACAGAAGTGGGATGGAGCTGCGAGTTAGCAATAGGGAGGCCACTAtaagggaaacattttcttaGTGGAGATAATCCACTAGCCTGCAATAAGCTGTGCAACTGAGGATCAATAGTTCTGGAATATCTAATGTATATACAGGTCAAAGTTCCCTTCATCATAAATAAAACCTAATTAGAAAGTGGAGTAGGTGCCAGATAGCGTATCACACATTAACCAGCAAGGGCACATAGGGTTCTGCAGATCTCACAGCAAAAGACCAAATGCAGTCATAGAGTGGGGCAATGCTGACGTTGCGGTCAGACTGAAGTGTCTTTTCTACCTTCTTCCATTTAGTGTCTATGAACTTGATAGACAAAGGatgggggaaaaaggagagcaCCTTGCCCAAGTTGCTCAGGCCTGATTCGAGTGTTGTACAAAGGCCACAGGACAGTACTCCATCTCTCCCAAGAAAGACTAAAGGAAGGAATAATCCTCCCCAAACTgctaaatgaaagaaattcttACTCTGACAGATACCAAGCCCTACTGTTCTGTCTCCCTGCAAGGCTGTCCTGTGGTTGCCCTGCTTGGCTTGAATAAGGCAGCTTTGTAGTTTCCCCCCTGCCCGGTCCATGTGTGCTCACTCTCTCGAGAAAGGCAGCTGTTTTCTCCTGATCTCAGGGCTCAAAGCAGCAACTCCGCTCCTTACCCTGACCGACTCTGCTCCCTCCCCGCTCACCCAGAAAGCCAGTGCTCCCAACCAGTGTTCTTTGCATTTCCACTtgtcctgctcccagctcagGCTGCTCTACTGTAGACTGGCTGCTTGCTCCCTTACTGTTTTGGCCTACTAAGTGCTCTGGGACAGTGAGCAAGCAAGCAGAGATAGTTAAAAGAGCAGCTTGAATATGGAGCAAGTTGCATGGCATTACTATATACCTTTAATAGAAAATATGCAGCCCTCCTATGAGAGTGAAATCTTTGGCTTTAACTaccccaaaataattttgttcatcATTCCTTCTCAATGGAAGGAATGGACCGAGTAGAGGTGCTTTACCTggaggatttaaaaataaaactcagaacTCTACTAGAATCACCATGCAAACAGCCATTCTGTCTCTGCAAAGAGGTATCAAAATGTAAATACAGCAGTATTCTTAGAAAAGAGAATGACTTGAAGTtagaagtattaaaataaacaacagttACAGATAAACATGTTTTATAATTAATCTCTGAAGGATTAACTTAATCCTTGTTCAACTCTGCTGGCACTTGAGCAGAAGGTGATTACTGATGCCATCAAATAGCCACCAAAACATGCCAAGGAAGTGCATCCTTTACCATGTGGTCAGGGTTAGCAATGGCCTTGCTGATTCTGGTTCACAGAAAGAATTGATTAAATCCCACACTTTTCGAGTTCCCGAGCAGAGGTGTTCTTTTCTAACAACAGCAGCTGACAAGCTACACTTCTCTGGGGAGCCTTTTCCTTGCTACATATGGTATTACCCAGCTGGCAGCAACACCAGTGAACCACCATGCTGCTACtatgaaatatttcctgtatATTTATTGGTTGTATTCCAACCTTTTTCTGCTTATTCAGTGCAGCAgtgatttcttctgcttctcatcTGGATTACAGAAAAAAGTTCTGGTGGTCACCGAGGTTTTAATCATCTACATATTCCTGCAGTCAGCAGATATAAAATCCAATTCTGAATCTGTAGGAACACCTTCTTATGGACTTCTAGGCGTGcaccctccccccaccccctgttCAAACACATGCTGTGACTGTCATTTGGGGCGCATGGCCTAGCCACTGCAGCACGGGCTGCGCTGGCCAGCCGCACGCACACCCCACCGACACGGCTGAAAGAAGCACTGGCTGCTGGTGACACGTAGTGGTGGTAGGTGATGAGATTATCAGTGGTTAGGTGACAAGCCAGCTGTGCTTTTGGCTCATTGCAGCTGACAGCTGCCCTCTAGTGATGCAGATGCAgcaggagaactggaaaagttaatcacaaaacagtaacagatcaagaatattttcacttcattttgtATCAGCGCACCAGATCAAAAACACGACCACCTGAACCTGGCCTCTGGGCATTTACCAGCTGTGACATGACGGCCCAGCCCGATGCCCATACAGAGCAGACCTCCCAAAGTTTTACAGAaagagcagctgcctgtggACAACCAGGCAGTCACAGCTACGCTTCTCCACTGGGACAGCGGGGAAGGAGGGTGTGGGGAGAAACCAGTTAGTGTCTGAAGAAGAGCCGGCAGAATTGTGCTTTGGTTCTGTCACACAGCAGTGCCCATCAGGCGGTATTAGGGCTGGGTGGCAGCCTGCTACACTCACCATTACCTTCCTGCCgtccctgccccttcccttttcttcagctAGTGTAATAGACATGAAAGAACAGAGTCTTATTGCGGAGGAGAGAGTACGAGTTATCAAATTTCAGCAGGTAGATGCCCTCGCCTGGGTACTcatggctgcctgcctgcacctcccGATGGCTGTTCCTGCGATACACGGGCATGATCTCTCCATAGCGGTTCCGCAGATAGCTTTTGGAGCCCCTTTCCACATCACCAACAGGGGCAAGTCctaaaaggaagagaggagacaAGGCCAGAGCCGGTTAAGCACTAGGTAGTCTAGAAAAAGATCAACAAgaccagaaagcagcaggggcACGTAGATATATGGAAGGCTAACTATGACAGCATTACCCATGGCATCTGCTCTGACCTTTCTGCAAATAACACCCAAAGTCCAGCTTTCTTTATCATGACAAAGGACATGCCAAGAACCAGTTCTCTTGGGAATACGGATGTGACAGCAGCCACTGGCCTGCCAGCCTGGACTATTCTCCCTGGCCTTACCTTTTAGATACCTCACTGTTTTCATACAAACAACAGCGGTCCAGTGATGAAGacttgaaggaaaagaaatatgggAAAGCTCTTAGCTATAACCTCACTGTGTTTACATCCTCAATTTACTTGTTCAAGAGGATTCCTCATACAGGAACCTGCCCCTCTTTGGAGAacctgcaaaattaatttcagacaCCAACCCCCCACTACACTGGTCATACATACACTGAAGTCACAGAACAGGGAACATAACTGTGTGTTTCACAAGTATAAAGACACAGGTAGCAATCCTCCTAAATGCACTCAGCAAAAGCTACTGAGGTACTGGGACGGGAGGGAGAGACACACACCAAACAACACAACCAAATAAAAGCCCCAGAAAACCTTTTTGCTCCTACTCACCATCAGAAATTTCTCAGTCTGAGAGGCTAAGAAGAACAGTCAAGTTAAAATTTCAGACCCTAAATTTTATCAGCTATAAGTTGAACAAGTGAATTCGGGTTTAATTTTTCAATGTGTTCAATTTTAAGAATACTCTTGGAGAAAGACAGCCGTTGACATATGCTGAAGCAGGAAGGGCTAAATGCTTTCTCATCACACCCTAACAGAGAAACCAAACTGAGAAACCAAAAGGCTGCAGAGATAACAAGTGGGCTGAGTAAACAAAGTAGATGGGAGTTACAGCATCTGACAGACACTCAGCAGCATGGCAACAGGCACCACAAATTAACCCTTACAGGCTCTGCACTAACCTTcaatttcctcctcctcctcttcatcctcctcaTCACTGGATTCGCTGACCTGAACAGTAATGGCAGTGCTAGTAACGGTGGTCCAGTCAAAATAAACTCCAAACCCAATGTCGTAGTCATCTGTAGCAAACTCCCAGCAAATGTATTTCCCATCAGGATGGGTTGGCACACGGACTGTCACCACCTCGCCTCGCTTCACCACCATCCGACcattcttctcctttcccatcTTGGCTTTGAATTCCTTTGTCTTCTCAGTGGTCCACATGGTGGGTGGAGCCAAAGGGGGAGGCTGAGCTGAGACAAGGGAAGAGACTGTGGGGTCACCTGACTTTTCACTACTGACAAACTGTTCTCTAAAAACAGTGAAGCTATTTCTGACAAGGCTTTGGCATTCTGGAGCCTGCTCCCAAAAACCTTGGATATCAAGTTTTCCCCGCTCGCTAGCCAGGAGCCCACATTTCCAGCAGGAATGAGCAGTGTGTCTCTGGGACAGCCTTTGCTCTTCTCTAGCCAGGACAGGCACTTAAAGAGTGGCCCCAACAAGTGTTTTCCTCTCAGGACTCACCTTTCCTCTGTTCCCCAAGGAGGTCTGCAGTCTCCAGCTCAGCTGAAAGGATATCCACAGCACCAGTGTGATCTGATTGAATCATGACTATATCCCCTGCTCCTTGAGGTACATGATAGCTGGTTATCCGAACAGGAGCTTCCTGcacaaagcacaaaagaaacattGTCACAAAGGCCATTCTAGTAAAAGAGTCCCCAGCTGGATTTAAAACAACTCATTAGTAATTCAGGCATCTTTCTGAAGCCAAGTCAGACTCTGCAGAAGCTTCTATTAGTTAAAAAGAACTGGATGGCTCCGAGATATCTCTCTACATTGTTCCCCCCCAGCACTGAAGTCATGAACTTTGAAGTCAAATGCTGTGTTGGTCTCACAAATTACACGCCCCTTGGCCTCCCCAGGAGTCCCTGGGCAGGCACATCTTTGCATCTGCCTCAGTTAATTGTCACCTCTCAACAAAGCAACAGCCTTACAGATTTAGCAGACTACTCTTGGAAAGGATTCCCAAGACACTAACTCTCTATGGAGAGCTTTTCAGCTCTGCATGCATCTAGACTACAGACACAACCAAACAGTCGTTCGCTGCATCCTAGTTAAAGTCTATCCGGTTCACTAGGGCCAGCCATCTCATACATGCAAACTCACAGCTCCTGAGCTGGGTGCCATTTGCACAGGTTTTCCCCAACTGTATCTGTAATGCAAACAAACTGGCTGCTCACCAAGAGAAACAAGACAGTAGAGTCACTTTCCATTCCCTCTTCCATAAATCTGCAGGAAGGGAATTCCCCGAAGCCCCAGACAAGAAGCAGAATGTGAGAACAACCTTGAAGCTTTGGCGAGCCAAAAACTGCAAGGAGGCAAGGACTAGCCAAAGACACAAGATGGATTTTGCAAATCTGACCGATAACATTTACCTCCCACTaatgtatagaaaaaaaatacaaccgAATGTATGTTAATACTACTTTTGTCTTAACCATTAAAGTCTCAGTGCCATAGCCATAAGCACACCAGCAGGGTGGGAGAACTATTGCTGCACCTCTGTCCTTGCTTTCAGACATAAGAAACACCCACCTACCTCTTTGAGGGGCTGGATTTGGTCAGGCAGCTTCTCTTCTAGTTTGGCCACTTCCTGGTCCTCCGAAGCATCAGCGTCTTCCTTCAAATCCTTTCTCACACCTGCATTCACAGATGACCCAACCTGCGGCCTTTTGGAGGAAGAGAGCACTACAGTTCAGCACTTGCacccagggcacagccagcaaAGGAATCACTCTGCTCTGAAACTCAAATTCAAATGGACTGAAGGGAACAAGCTTTTGTGGTCAGCACCTGCCGACTGCACAAAGCCCTTTGCACTCCAGTCCTGCTCTCATCTCCATGCAGCTATCTTCCACGTGAGCCAGAGGAAGAAACTTCAGTCAGATACACTGTATTCAGCAACCTTTAGACAGCAGTAATACAGTACACCCACCCCACAGCATGCTAGCTCACCAACCGTGTACTAAACACAGAAATCAGTATCAACTTTTCTGCTCAAGAAAGGACAACTTATGTTACGCCAGCTACTACATGACATCTGCATAGTCCATCAGAGGTCAACTGGATCAGTGAAAGGTTTCAAGACAGTTTTGACAGCCATCCTGAAAACGCCCTCTATTTAAGTGGCCCATTATGCCTTTCCTGTTGGCAGTTCCAAGAGGTACAGGGAGCACCCACATGCATCTCTGCCATATTCAAATACGCTGCACAGACAAGCAAGCCACAAGACACACAACGGCAGCACAATAATAGCAAAGAGGTCCAAGTACTGCACTGTGACAAGAGGAAACGGACATGtcagagcaaaaagaaaggcaCGTAGCAGGAAGAGAATGGGCAAGAAAGGAACCATCTTTGGCATTCATTTTCTGTTGAGggttttcttctaaattttattttaaaatgctgcatatTGTCTATAGCTGGCAAGAGTTATCATCCCAAATGAACTCAGACGGATGCCAGAAGAGTCTCCTCTATCATACTCTCTCTCAGATACTTGGTGAAACTTCCAGGAGAAGCAACCTAGTCTCTAGtaagaacagaaacagctggcctttagaaaaagcaaagccttCTCACAGCACTATAAACCTGACGTCAAGTGCTTTGGTCTAAAGGATATGAAACACGAGAACACAGCAGTAATGGAAAACAGCATAGTGTggaatagtttaaaaaaatcatttaaaaaacccatacaCAGCCCAACTGCTACATCCATAAAGACTAGAACAGGGCACATGAAGCTTTCGTTTCCAAATCTTTGTTCCTGTGGGCGTACAGattttaacaagaaataaagCCATTTCTTACTTAAATTCTCTCAGTagtgtgatttcttttcctaaaaatgtcATGATAGGCCAGAAGGTCTGTAAGAATAACTCAAATGGGCTGAATACCAGGATACACAAAATGGCAGCAGATGggcaatataaaaaaataaggggCACTTGGAGCAGACAACAGTGATCTGTAACAATTTCACTGGCAGCCCAGGACAAATTTGGACTTCTATGCCATTGCTTTCCAGCCCATTTCCTTTTTAGCTTAGCAGTTACATGAACACACTTACAAGGGTTATTTGGTCACTTGCTACTACAGGTGTGCACATGTGCTCAAAAGGCTCTCCATCAACATAGGAGCTAACAGCTTGGGAAATTTTTCCTCCAGACACCACTGAAGGCCAAAAGTCTCACTGAAAAATTAGGAAGGGCTACACAAGCTTTATAAGCAGATTTACAGAGACAGAGTTCAGCAGATTCCTCCTCACACAACCCTTTTGGACCATCCCCCATCCATTACAAAGGAGATCTAGCTTAGACAAATTTATCAGGTAATACCTACAAGTATCCAGCATCTACTTTGGCCATTTTGCTTACAGACTACATTAATCTCTTTGAAAAAAGTTAGAGGACATaataaacagatgaaagaaCACATTTGGAGACGAGGAGGCCAATACAGATGTCATTAACATCAATCCAAAATGGCATCAGACTGCTGGTTTAGTAAGTAGGGTAGTTTGTTCGGTTTTTTGCtggaattttcttcctctctttttcaaTGAGGTTGTGGTTTATCTACTGTCTCATGTAATTAACTCACACATTTCTGAAACTGTACCCTGTGGAACAAATGTATGACAGCAAATGAAACTCCACTGCATATGGTTACTAGTGCTTGTAACCAATGCAATGACTCTGCCACAAACACCACATGCCCAACAGATAATAACAAGTCAAACAACTGATAATACGTCAAACAGCAGCGTTAATGAAGGAGTGACACAGAAAACCAGGggtgaagaaaaaaccccaaacactgtcaataaaacagtaaaaggTGTTTTCTTGCTCATCTTTCACCAGAATTATAGACAGTCGGAATGCTTAATTATTAAAGTATCCTTCAGACAGGATAGAGAAAATTTCCTGCTGAAGGTTTATTGGCTCTTACAATGGACTACAAAACCTTGCAGAGCTCCTTCCAAGCTGAATGATTCCATGATTTGAATAACTGAACCATGAACTACACATCAGCATTTCATAACCTTTAAAACAACCTTAACCTGTAAGAACAGTCCCTCCTATACTGATTCTGGTATATACTGTCCCAAAGTAGACAATTCGGTCTCCAGTCCCTTCTCTTCACCTGCACAGGATCAACTGCCTTATGGAAGAGGTCACAGGGGTGAAACAGATTGTCATGCATGTGGGGCACAATACACAAAAAGATTTTCCTACCCACTCTGCGAAGTACTGGACTCCAAAGAATCAACCAGGTGATCTGCAGACTCTGTCTTTTGGGCCGAGTCTTCATTTTCTAACAACAAACAGAATATACAGACAGAAGGTGAAATAAATGTCAGTCTTTAGAATGCAcagacaggaggaaaaactACAGCCAGCGCTCAAACGTTGACAAGGTCACATGGCTGTGAAAGGAAGAGCTGTGCCAACCCGTTTTTCATGTTATGAGCTGTATCCTGCAAGGTGCTATACAGATGATTTTTAATCATCTCACTCCTAggaaagagagaacaaaaccCCATGTATGTTTTTGGTGCAGAACCACTCTCAGGAGCAGTGTTCGTTCAGGAACCACCAACCCTAGCTTTAAAAGGACAGAACAAGGCCAAATTTCTTCCTGTCAAACTGAGCTGAATTTGAAGCCCTGGAAAAAGCAATCATGCAGCGGTTCCCACAGGGCACTGACGAGATGGAAATTCCTAGGTCACTGCTAAAAGGACTGTCTATAAAGATGGCTCCTGGTCTCCCCCACATCTCCTGAACTCCGGGAAAGCTCTGTCCCCATACAGCTGCGGTATAtgccccacagcccagctgtcTGATCACATTAAGGCAGCAAACCGGGCAGGGACAAGTTCCAGCTTTGGCAGCTCTCTGATGACAGGGCCTTACAGCTGCTGGCCGTTTCAGGGAGTCTGTTcacagctgggaggcagctccaGCCCACGGGTAGACAGCACCAGGCTCCCAGCCCATGGCAGAGCCTGCATGGCAGGGGCTGTCCGGCTCCCAGCTAGATGGGGCCTCTTCCACCAGGGAAAGCATCCTGGCTCACCATCAAtccttctgctgcagggaaagaaacagtGGGAACTGttgctgcagctccaggtgAGGCAAGCACCCGGCTGCAGAGGGGTATGCCCGGGCGTACCCCTTTAAAACAACCTTAAACCTCTAAGAACGGCCCCTCCTATACCGACTGTGGTATATACCGTCCCAAAGCAGACAATTCAGTCTCCAGGCCCTTCTCTTCACCTGCACAGGCTCAAATGCCATACGCAAGAGGTCACAGGGTTTGTTTCACAGATTGTCACCCATGTGGGGCAGCCTGTCCCTCCCCCCAGCCGCCCACCCACCCGCTAAGCGAACGCAGCCGAGGTCTCACTGGCGATGCTCCTCTTCGCAAGGGCCGCCGGATTTCTACCGATGCAAACCGCCACCGTGGAATTAAGGCTTCTCcgggagaaaggaggaaaccCGCCGCGGCGAGGCAacccgccccccgccccaaggCCAGCGCTGACACCGGCGCCCCCCGGCCGGTCGCCTCACGGCCCGCggggcgctgcccgcccgcccgcctcgCCTCAGGGACCCCGGCCCGGCTGCAAGCGCTCGCCGCCCCCGTGACCGCCGCGGCCAGCCCGGCTACCCCTTCCCCTGGCGAGCCCGTACCTGAGGGGACgtggggcgcggggccgccgcccgccacCCCGGCGGCCGGGGGCTCGG includes these proteins:
- the TMED8 gene encoding protein TMED8, giving the protein MSDVLAAAAGSRSEPPAAGVAGGGPAPHVPSENEDSAQKTESADHLVDSLESSTSQSGPQVGSSVNAGVRKDLKEDADASEDQEVAKLEEKLPDQIQPLKEEAPVRITSYHVPQGAGDIVMIQSDHTGAVDILSAELETADLLGEQRKAQPPPLAPPTMWTTEKTKEFKAKMGKEKNGRMVVKRGEVVTVRVPTHPDGKYICWEFATDDYDIGFGVYFDWTTVTSTAITVQVSESSDEEDEEEEEEIEGLAPVGDVERGSKSYLRNRYGEIMPVYRRNSHREVQAGSHEYPGEGIYLLKFDNSYSLLRNKTLFFHVYYTS